A window of the Chloroflexus sp. Y-396-1 genome harbors these coding sequences:
- the hisD gene encoding histidinol dehydrogenase — protein sequence MTIPIINDLDAARAGILCRKSLDDDTDTTSVVAEIIAAVRQRGDAALREYTLRFDGVACETFEIPRERWAAAAADLDPALRHALLLAIGEIRRFHERQLRNSWVEFNVEGAIGQLVRPLDRVGIYVPGGAAPLPSSLIHAAVPARVAGVHEIVVCSPPQRTTGEPAAIVLAAAHLAGVDRLFAIGGAQAIAALAYGTTSVPRVEAVAGPGNRYVIQAMRLVYGTVGVVSLPGPTETLIIADHTANPRSVAADLLAQAEHVEASAILLTTDPQLAQQVQREVERQLTTLPPMNAQAARDAVTRRGGIVVVPDLVTAFELANDYAPEHLCLLIADPWSYVGLVRNAGGVFLGEESFEVLGDYVAGPSHIMPTEGTARYASPVNVDSFRKVISLVGLNRSGLNRVGPAAIRLAEAEGLFAHAAAVRARFEASDTDGRE from the coding sequence ATGACAATTCCTATCATTAACGATCTTGATGCCGCCCGTGCCGGGATACTTTGTCGTAAGTCGCTTGATGATGATACGGACACAACATCTGTAGTCGCTGAGATCATTGCAGCGGTTCGACAGCGTGGTGATGCGGCATTGCGCGAGTACACGTTACGCTTTGACGGAGTAGCGTGCGAGACATTCGAAATTCCACGTGAGCGCTGGGCAGCGGCAGCGGCTGATCTTGATCCAGCCCTACGTCATGCGCTTTTGTTGGCCATTGGTGAAATTCGCCGCTTTCACGAACGGCAACTGCGCAACTCTTGGGTTGAGTTTAACGTCGAAGGGGCAATAGGCCAGTTAGTGCGGCCACTTGATCGGGTTGGGATTTATGTGCCTGGTGGTGCTGCCCCATTGCCGTCGTCGCTGATCCATGCGGCTGTACCGGCCAGGGTTGCCGGTGTCCATGAGATTGTCGTTTGCTCACCGCCGCAACGGACAACTGGTGAGCCAGCGGCGATTGTGTTGGCGGCTGCTCATCTGGCTGGTGTTGACCGCTTGTTTGCCATCGGTGGAGCACAGGCTATTGCTGCGCTGGCATACGGTACGACTAGCGTGCCACGGGTCGAAGCTGTGGCCGGGCCAGGGAATCGTTACGTTATCCAGGCGATGCGGTTGGTCTACGGTACGGTCGGCGTCGTAAGTTTACCCGGGCCAACCGAGACGCTTATTATTGCCGATCATACGGCAAACCCCAGGTCAGTTGCTGCCGATCTTCTGGCCCAGGCCGAGCATGTCGAGGCCAGCGCGATTTTATTGACGACCGATCCACAATTAGCACAACAGGTTCAGCGAGAAGTTGAACGACAACTCACAACACTCCCGCCGATGAATGCACAGGCTGCCCGTGATGCAGTAACGCGCCGCGGTGGTATTGTGGTAGTGCCCGATCTAGTGACGGCATTTGAATTGGCGAACGACTACGCTCCTGAGCACCTCTGCCTATTGATTGCCGATCCATGGTCGTATGTTGGTCTTGTACGCAATGCCGGTGGCGTCTTTCTCGGTGAAGAGTCGTTTGAGGTTCTCGGTGATTATGTAGCTGGCCCGTCACACATTATGCCAACTGAGGGAACCGCTCGTTATGCTTCGCCGGTCAATGTTGATAGTTTTCGGAAAGTGATCTCACTAGTCGGATTGAATCGCTCTGGTCTCAACCGAGTCGGTCCAGCAGCGATACGGCTTGCTGAAGCCGAGGGGCTGTTTGCCCATGCCGCAGCAGTGCGGGCGCGTTTTGAGGCATCAGATACCGATGGGAGGGAGTAA
- a CDS encoding S1C family serine protease: protein MRRFLLILLLFVFTGCARANLTVVTSNEAPTPTSPPVRPTDAPLLPIEVGNTSIVVETELSESERRLVDLYRRVNPAVVSLDVVVDQSASLPPGHPPITPDGPSGQGSGFLYDDQGHIVTNHHVIAGALQIQVRFANGATVIADLVGSDPDSDLAVIKVNSLPAGVRPLPLGNSEELQVGQTAVAIGSPFGERNTLTVGVISGLGRTLRGPARSVGSFSIPNVIQTDAAINPGNSGGPLLNLRGEVIGVNTAIAVSLGGRDFEGVGYAVPAQTVARVVPALIKQGRYDHPWLGISMTTVDTLFANRFGLAINRGVLVGTVQEGSPAAAAGLRGGSTSATYRGLPVRIGGDIIIACNGSPIFSSDQLVGMIDLLKVGDQVVLTVQRGSEQLEVTVTLAARP, encoded by the coding sequence ATGCGCCGGTTTCTCCTTATATTGCTCCTTTTTGTCTTCACCGGTTGTGCACGTGCCAATCTGACGGTAGTCACCAGTAATGAAGCGCCGACTCCGACGTCGCCACCGGTTCGGCCAACCGATGCTCCGCTGCTGCCGATAGAGGTTGGAAATACTTCGATTGTGGTGGAAACTGAACTAAGTGAGTCTGAGCGACGGTTGGTTGATCTCTACCGGCGTGTCAATCCGGCCGTCGTCAGCCTGGATGTAGTGGTTGATCAGAGTGCTAGTCTTCCTCCTGGTCATCCACCAATTACTCCCGATGGCCCAAGTGGCCAGGGTTCGGGTTTTCTGTACGATGATCAGGGGCATATCGTGACGAATCACCACGTGATCGCGGGTGCACTTCAGATACAGGTACGTTTCGCAAACGGAGCGACTGTTATTGCCGATCTGGTAGGAAGCGATCCCGATAGTGATCTTGCCGTCATCAAGGTGAACAGTCTGCCAGCAGGAGTGCGCCCGTTACCGTTAGGGAACAGTGAAGAGTTACAGGTAGGGCAGACCGCAGTAGCTATCGGCAGCCCCTTTGGCGAACGAAATACGCTTACGGTTGGCGTGATCAGCGGATTGGGGCGTACATTGCGTGGGCCGGCGCGCAGTGTTGGTAGCTTCAGTATTCCGAACGTTATTCAGACCGATGCTGCAATTAATCCGGGTAATTCGGGCGGCCCGCTCCTCAATCTGCGTGGTGAAGTGATTGGGGTCAATACAGCGATTGCGGTTAGTCTCGGCGGACGTGATTTTGAAGGGGTTGGCTATGCCGTTCCGGCGCAAACCGTGGCTCGGGTGGTACCAGCGTTAATCAAGCAAGGACGTTACGATCATCCGTGGCTGGGAATCAGCATGACGACGGTTGACACCTTGTTTGCGAATCGGTTTGGGCTTGCTATCAATCGGGGTGTCCTCGTTGGCACAGTTCAGGAAGGGAGTCCGGCAGCCGCAGCCGGTCTACGGGGTGGGTCAACCAGCGCAACCTATCGTGGTTTGCCGGTGCGAATCGGAGGTGATATTATCATCGCTTGTAACGGGTCACCGATCTTCTCAAGCGATCAATTGGTCGGTATGATTGACTTATTGAAGGTTGGTGATCAGGTCGTACTGACGGTTCAACGTGGTAGTGAGCAGCTTGAAGTGACGGTGACACTGGCAGCGCGACCGTAG
- a CDS encoding DUF2085 domain-containing protein, with product MTVYALPTPHSQRSWSPRVYDLILWILFLGPIASPLLRATGLPLVSETGTFARDLLATYICPTPERSLWLLGWPMAVCARCWGATIGLWLARLMIGERAPSLLRWYRSLVWPRRLVLAALPFLLWPLEIIGHYSGWWFAPLWLLLINGVQAGFAAGLFFASIWPGLWPSSPQQGAVSQG from the coding sequence ATGACTGTATACGCTCTACCAACGCCACACTCGCAACGTTCCTGGTCACCCCGCGTGTACGATCTGATACTCTGGATTCTCTTTTTGGGACCGATAGCTTCACCGCTCTTGCGCGCAACCGGTTTACCCCTCGTGAGTGAGACTGGTACCTTCGCCCGTGATCTGCTGGCAACGTATATCTGTCCAACTCCAGAACGTTCGTTATGGTTGTTGGGCTGGCCGATGGCGGTGTGTGCTCGCTGTTGGGGGGCTACTATCGGTCTCTGGTTGGCCCGGCTGATGATCGGCGAGCGGGCGCCTTCGTTGTTGCGTTGGTATCGGTCGTTAGTCTGGCCACGGCGTCTGGTATTGGCAGCACTACCATTTTTGCTCTGGCCGCTTGAAATTATTGGACATTATAGCGGCTGGTGGTTTGCACCCCTTTGGCTTTTGCTGATCAACGGTGTGCAAGCCGGTTTTGCCGCTGGCCTTTTCTTTGCTTCGATCTGGCCTGGGTTATGGCCGTCCTCTCCTCAACAAGGAGCGGTTAGCCAGGGGTAG
- a CDS encoding phytoene/squalene synthase family protein — protein MSLNSLSIFTRGNGLPVSQALPADEQLAQLLHLSDLPVSSHTDELPPPPTRTLAEAYAICDQIIRRHSKSFFFSTQFLPLAQRRAVRALYAFCRTTDDTVDMAESDPARALAEWIRIARRPRFDTSHPVLLAWADTCQRYNLSPSLIDELLAGVAMDLTISRYATFADLWLYCYRVASVVGLLVIGITGAAPGAQPYAIKLGVALQLTNILRDIGEDAERQRVYLPEDELARFGLTADDILARVYDERFIALMKFQVARAHQLYDESWPGIALLPPEVRLAVAAAARVYRGILDKIEQNRYDTYTRRAYLPLREKIARLPRIWWDVRCLSKTLSRSR, from the coding sequence GTGTCGCTGAATTCGCTCTCGATCTTTACGCGAGGAAATGGCTTGCCGGTAAGTCAGGCGCTGCCAGCCGATGAGCAGCTTGCCCAACTCCTTCATCTCAGCGATCTTCCTGTCTCATCGCATACCGATGAACTGCCACCACCGCCAACGCGAACGTTAGCCGAGGCTTACGCGATATGTGATCAAATCATTCGTCGTCATTCAAAGAGTTTCTTTTTCAGTACCCAATTTCTGCCGCTGGCGCAGCGTCGTGCTGTGCGGGCATTGTACGCCTTTTGTCGCACTACCGACGATACTGTTGACATGGCTGAGTCTGATCCGGCGCGAGCGTTGGCCGAATGGATTCGGATTGCACGTCGGCCACGGTTTGATACCTCACATCCAGTATTGTTGGCCTGGGCCGATACCTGCCAACGGTATAACCTTTCGCCGAGTCTGATCGACGAATTGTTGGCAGGGGTCGCAATGGATCTCACGATTTCGCGCTATGCCACGTTTGCCGATCTCTGGCTCTATTGCTATCGTGTTGCGTCGGTGGTGGGCTTACTGGTGATTGGCATTACCGGTGCAGCACCTGGTGCGCAACCTTATGCAATCAAGCTCGGTGTTGCGTTGCAGCTTACCAATATTTTGCGCGACATCGGCGAGGATGCAGAACGCCAACGGGTATATTTGCCCGAAGATGAGCTGGCACGCTTTGGTCTGACTGCTGATGATATTCTGGCTCGCGTGTACGATGAGCGGTTTATTGCTTTGATGAAGTTCCAAGTGGCACGTGCTCATCAGTTGTACGACGAGAGCTGGCCCGGGATTGCGTTGTTGCCTCCAGAGGTGCGTCTGGCGGTCGCGGCCGCCGCACGTGTCTACCGCGGTATCCTCGATAAAATAGAGCAAAATCGCTACGACACGTATACCCGACGTGCGTATCTCCCGCTACGCGAGAAGATTGCTCGTCTGCCGCGTATCTGGTGGGATGTGCGGTGCCTGTCGAAGACGTTGTCTCGTTCGCGTTGA
- a CDS encoding B12-binding domain-containing protein produces the protein MAPHHFLSQFSDKPRYNTKAVAQETGVPADTFRAWERRYGVPRPQRTEGGHRLYSERDIATIRWLRDRTAEGLTISQAIALMMEGSDTGLSWLNTAVDTEPHTWERMQTRLITALTDFDATRAEQILGEAFALYPLEDVFLKLIQPAMVEIGEQWHAGRISVTAEHFATQFIRRKLSSLFNTYNVTEGRGLILVGCAPSEQHDLGALMLSVFFVRHGWQVIYLGPEVPVKDLLDAVRHIQPDLVCLSASTTETATQLLEIGRAIQQLPPPTPLFGYGGRAFNLNPILTHKMPGTFLGRDAQEAVENVASLLSRSR, from the coding sequence ATGGCGCCGCATCATTTTCTCTCCCAATTTTCAGACAAGCCACGATACAACACTAAGGCTGTCGCACAGGAGACGGGTGTGCCAGCAGACACCTTCCGGGCTTGGGAACGTCGTTACGGTGTACCTCGCCCTCAACGAACGGAAGGTGGTCATCGCCTCTACTCAGAGCGCGATATTGCGACCATTCGCTGGCTGCGTGATCGTACAGCCGAGGGTCTGACTATCAGTCAAGCCATTGCCCTGATGATGGAGGGTAGTGACACCGGTCTTTCGTGGCTAAACACCGCGGTCGATACCGAGCCACATACGTGGGAACGGATGCAGACTCGGCTTATCACTGCGTTAACCGATTTTGATGCAACCCGCGCCGAGCAGATCCTGGGTGAAGCATTTGCGCTTTACCCGCTGGAAGATGTCTTTTTGAAGTTAATCCAGCCAGCGATGGTTGAAATCGGCGAGCAGTGGCACGCCGGGCGAATTTCGGTGACAGCAGAACATTTTGCAACGCAGTTCATTCGGCGTAAATTGTCGAGTCTCTTCAATACCTACAATGTTACGGAAGGACGTGGATTAATTCTGGTTGGCTGCGCACCGAGTGAACAACACGACTTGGGCGCTCTGATGTTGTCTGTCTTTTTTGTTCGTCACGGCTGGCAGGTGATCTATCTTGGGCCAGAAGTGCCGGTGAAGGACCTGCTTGATGCGGTGCGCCACATTCAGCCTGATTTAGTGTGTTTGTCTGCTTCTACAACCGAAACTGCTACCCAGTTGCTCGAAATCGGGCGAGCAATTCAGCAATTGCCACCGCCTACGCCACTCTTCGGTTATGGCGGCCGCGCATTCAATCTAAATCCAATCTTGACGCATAAGATGCCGGGAACATTTCTAGGTCGTGATGCCCAAGAAGCAGTCGAAAACGTTGCGTCACTCCTGAGTCGCAGTCGCTAA
- a CDS encoding GDP-mannose 4,6-dehydratase: protein MRALITGINGFVGGHLAEHLLADGRWEVWGLSRSPHLTLPHLIGKVELVQADLADAEATMRALVRVRPNVIFHLAGQPFVPESFRDPAGTLAANTLGALHIFLTLIEYRMATRVLVIGTNEEYGKIDPDDLPIDEDTPLRPTSPYGVSKAAQSLLALQYYYSHGLDLVRVRPFTHIGPRQNERFVTAAFARQIARIELGLQPPVVQVGNLSAQRDFTDVRDVVAAYALLAEHGESGMVYNVGSGRAVMIREVLDMLLAECTVPVEVRLNPELMRPIDVPLVVCDASRLRMRTGWQPHYTLAETLHDILTYWRERVRAEVTATTG, encoded by the coding sequence ATGCGAGCACTTATTACCGGAATTAACGGCTTTGTTGGGGGTCATCTGGCCGAACATTTGCTCGCCGATGGACGTTGGGAAGTGTGGGGACTATCACGCTCACCACACTTAACTCTGCCACATCTGATCGGCAAGGTAGAGCTTGTCCAGGCCGATCTAGCAGATGCTGAAGCAACCATGCGTGCACTGGTACGGGTACGCCCCAATGTTATCTTTCACCTTGCCGGTCAGCCATTTGTTCCTGAGTCGTTTCGTGACCCGGCCGGAACGCTGGCTGCCAATACCCTGGGAGCATTGCACATTTTTCTTACTCTGATCGAATACCGTATGGCGACGCGCGTGCTAGTGATCGGTACAAATGAGGAATACGGCAAGATTGATCCTGACGATTTGCCGATTGATGAAGATACCCCCCTACGGCCAACGAGCCCGTATGGGGTCAGTAAAGCAGCTCAGAGCCTTCTCGCCTTGCAATACTACTACAGTCACGGGCTTGATCTGGTGCGTGTCCGTCCCTTTACGCACATTGGCCCCCGCCAGAACGAACGATTTGTCACCGCTGCCTTCGCCCGCCAGATCGCACGCATCGAGTTAGGGTTACAACCACCTGTCGTGCAGGTAGGGAATCTGTCTGCCCAGCGTGATTTTACCGATGTACGAGATGTGGTAGCCGCCTATGCCTTACTGGCCGAACATGGTGAAAGTGGGATGGTATACAACGTCGGCTCCGGGCGTGCGGTGATGATTCGTGAAGTGCTCGATATGCTGCTGGCAGAATGTACTGTTCCGGTCGAGGTGCGATTGAACCCGGAACTGATGCGCCCCATTGATGTTCCGCTCGTCGTCTGTGATGCGTCTCGGCTGCGTATGCGCACTGGCTGGCAACCACACTACACGTTGGCCGAAACCCTGCACGATATTCTAACCTATTGGCGTGAGCGGGTACGCGCTGAAGTAACAGCTACCACCGGCTAA
- a CDS encoding sugar phosphate nucleotidyltransferase, translating to MKAVILVGGQGSRLRPLTCRTPKPMLPLVNQPFIEWMLLRLRDYGIREVILAVQYLADRFRAALGDGSRLGMNLHIVEEPEPRGTAGAVKHVEHLLEGTTFVFNGDVMTDLDLQAMLDFHRERGSKVTISLTPVDDPTQFGLVETDRDGRVRRFLEKPRAEDITTNLINAGTYLIEPEIFRYVPPNEFYMFERGLFPVVLQTGDPMYGFPSRAYWTDIGKPQTYLDVHHDILIGKVQYHFRGQQIGERIWVEGEAEIHSSAHIVGPVVIGHGTRIGRGSRIVGPTVIGSHCTIGPECQIEGVVMWDGNIIEEGTILRNCVLGYSNHIGERTHISDGAIISDECRIGQENRLERGIRIWPGTTLNDRAISF from the coding sequence ATGAAAGCAGTCATTCTTGTTGGCGGTCAGGGTTCGCGATTACGTCCACTCACCTGCCGCACACCCAAACCAATGCTACCGCTAGTTAATCAGCCGTTTATCGAGTGGATGTTGTTACGTTTGCGCGATTACGGTATCCGTGAGGTCATCCTCGCTGTACAGTATCTGGCCGATCGCTTCCGAGCTGCGCTTGGCGATGGTTCACGGCTAGGCATGAATCTACATATCGTCGAGGAACCGGAACCACGCGGTACCGCAGGCGCCGTCAAGCACGTTGAACATCTGTTGGAAGGCACAACCTTTGTTTTTAACGGCGACGTGATGACCGACCTTGATCTGCAAGCAATGCTCGATTTCCACCGCGAACGCGGCAGTAAGGTGACCATTTCGCTTACCCCTGTTGACGACCCTACCCAATTTGGGCTGGTTGAAACCGACCGTGATGGTCGTGTCCGCCGTTTTCTCGAAAAGCCACGAGCCGAAGACATTACCACGAATCTGATTAATGCCGGGACGTACCTGATCGAGCCGGAGATATTCCGCTATGTACCGCCAAACGAATTCTACATGTTCGAGCGTGGCCTCTTCCCGGTGGTATTACAGACTGGCGATCCGATGTATGGTTTTCCCTCACGGGCTTACTGGACCGACATTGGTAAACCGCAGACCTATCTCGATGTTCATCACGACATTTTGATTGGGAAAGTGCAATATCACTTCCGTGGTCAACAAATTGGCGAACGGATCTGGGTGGAAGGCGAAGCCGAGATCCACTCCAGTGCCCATATCGTTGGACCGGTTGTGATTGGTCACGGCACGCGCATTGGGCGGGGGAGTCGCATCGTCGGGCCAACCGTCATTGGTTCCCACTGCACAATTGGTCCTGAATGTCAGATCGAAGGCGTTGTCATGTGGGATGGAAATATCATCGAAGAGGGGACAATCTTGCGCAACTGTGTGCTGGGGTATAGTAATCATATCGGTGAACGTACTCACATCAGTGATGGTGCGATTATTAGCGACGAGTGCCGGATCGGGCAGGAAAATCGCCTTGAACGTGGCATTCGGATCTGGCCAGGCACGACTCTCAATGATCGGGCGATTTCCTTCTAA
- the mscL gene encoding large conductance mechanosensitive channel protein MscL, which yields MLKEFREFIMRGNVVDLAIGVIIGASFTAIVNSLVNDIINPILGLLFGGQADFSNYFIPLGGQVATTLVEARASGPVLAYGAFLTAVINFFLIAFILFLIVRFIRTIQVRSIEAQASPAPTEPTLTERLLIEIRDLLAEK from the coding sequence ATGCTTAAAGAGTTTCGTGAGTTCATCATGCGGGGAAACGTTGTTGATCTGGCAATTGGAGTGATTATTGGCGCTTCGTTCACGGCAATTGTTAATTCGTTAGTAAACGATATTATTAATCCAATTCTCGGGCTGCTTTTTGGCGGGCAAGCGGATTTCAGTAACTATTTTATCCCTCTCGGCGGACAGGTGGCAACAACCCTGGTCGAAGCGCGGGCGAGTGGGCCGGTGTTGGCATATGGCGCGTTCTTAACGGCTGTTATCAACTTTTTCCTGATTGCGTTTATTCTATTCCTGATCGTGCGCTTCATAAGGACAATACAGGTACGCTCAATTGAGGCGCAGGCATCACCTGCGCCAACTGAACCCACTCTGACAGAGCGTCTACTCATCGAAATCCGTGATTTACTGGCTGAGAAATAG
- a CDS encoding universal stress protein translates to MYRHILVPLDGSALAEQVLPHVHALAANEGTVKITLLRAVPPIFTTTVDYSGLLAATTEALNTMEQEALEYLQHIAKQFQSEGYQVHTEVSALPPAEAIIEYAENHDVDLIVIATHGRSGISRWVFGSVTQKVVQAAPTPVLVIRPKELKQWD, encoded by the coding sequence ATGTACCGCCACATTCTCGTTCCACTCGATGGTTCGGCCCTCGCCGAGCAAGTTTTGCCTCACGTCCATGCACTGGCCGCTAATGAAGGCACGGTCAAAATCACGCTGTTGCGTGCCGTACCACCGATCTTCACAACTACCGTCGATTACAGTGGGTTATTGGCTGCGACGACCGAAGCGCTAAATACGATGGAACAGGAGGCACTCGAATATCTCCAACACATTGCGAAACAGTTTCAAAGTGAGGGGTATCAGGTACATACCGAGGTTAGCGCCCTCCCGCCGGCTGAGGCAATTATTGAGTACGCCGAGAATCATGATGTTGATCTCATCGTGATTGCCACCCACGGTCGGAGCGGGATCAGTCGCTGGGTGTTCGGCAGCGTCACGCAAAAAGTTGTGCAGGCAGCGCCTACACCAGTATTGGTGATTCGACCAAAAGAACTGAAACAATGGGATTAG
- a CDS encoding PIG-L deacetylase family protein, which yields MQHAPVELRTALVVVAHPDDAEFSCGGTLAAWAAEGWEITLVICTDGSGGGPDDATDVGPAARRRISDIRKAEQQAAARILGLKEVIFLDYPDGMLQPTLELRRDIVRQIRRIRAQRVVCQSPDRVWTPQYSIPRFHPDHLAAANATLAAVYPAAQNSWDFPELLAEGYPPSKVREVFVTGAPVLNFAVDISATIEQKLAALRCHVSQLGTDQTQLAEMVRQWAAERGREFGLPLAEAFHRIENA from the coding sequence ATGCAACATGCACCCGTTGAACTGCGTACTGCACTGGTCGTTGTTGCTCACCCTGATGATGCTGAATTCAGTTGTGGTGGGACACTTGCGGCCTGGGCTGCCGAAGGATGGGAAATTACGCTGGTGATCTGTACCGATGGCAGTGGTGGTGGGCCTGATGATGCTACCGATGTTGGTCCGGCAGCGCGGCGTCGGATTAGCGACATTCGTAAAGCGGAACAGCAGGCCGCAGCTCGGATTCTCGGTTTGAAAGAGGTTATCTTCCTCGATTACCCAGATGGCATGTTACAGCCAACACTCGAACTGCGCCGTGACATTGTGCGCCAGATTCGACGGATTCGCGCCCAGCGTGTCGTTTGTCAGTCTCCAGATCGGGTATGGACACCGCAGTATTCAATTCCGCGTTTCCATCCCGATCACCTCGCAGCAGCCAACGCAACCTTGGCAGCAGTGTACCCGGCGGCGCAGAACAGTTGGGATTTTCCCGAATTACTGGCCGAAGGCTATCCACCGAGTAAAGTTCGTGAAGTCTTTGTTACTGGCGCCCCGGTATTGAATTTCGCAGTAGACATTAGTGCTACTATCGAACAGAAGCTGGCAGCACTGCGTTGCCACGTTTCCCAGTTAGGAACTGATCAAACTCAACTGGCTGAGATGGTACGACAGTGGGCGGCTGAACGTGGGCGGGAGTTTGGCTTGCCTCTAGCCGAGGCATTTCACCGCATAGAGAATGCGTAA
- a CDS encoding 2Fe-2S iron-sulfur cluster-binding protein encodes MTSVIINDVEMTARPGERILDVARRNGAHIGFVCDGTGFCQTCKVRVLAGAESLSPPNDREKIWLSDENLQAGWRLGCQASVRGRDPITVITNAEELRRQAFAVINPPAGTTVVANVGALVSNVTRQSVDQLVGYPWNMLNAITTIGIGRIINPWQSMDRFSQWLTDFGKVFEQTLNSPAPAPPSDALARVRAAAAEVRRVSE; translated from the coding sequence ATGACATCAGTAATTATCAACGATGTCGAGATGACTGCCCGTCCTGGTGAGCGAATTCTGGATGTTGCGCGACGGAATGGTGCGCATATCGGTTTTGTTTGTGATGGTACCGGCTTTTGTCAGACCTGCAAAGTGCGCGTGCTGGCCGGAGCTGAGTCGCTTAGTCCACCCAACGACCGCGAAAAAATCTGGCTAAGCGATGAAAACTTACAGGCCGGATGGCGACTCGGCTGTCAAGCCTCGGTACGCGGCAGAGATCCGATCACCGTCATCACCAACGCCGAAGAATTACGACGGCAGGCATTTGCCGTGATCAATCCGCCGGCCGGAACAACAGTTGTCGCTAATGTTGGCGCGTTGGTGAGCAATGTTACTCGGCAAAGTGTTGACCAACTGGTTGGCTACCCGTGGAACATGCTCAATGCAATTACAACCATTGGGATAGGGCGGATCATCAATCCGTGGCAATCGATGGATCGTTTCAGTCAATGGCTCACCGATTTTGGCAAGGTATTTGAGCAGACGCTAAACTCACCGGCGCCAGCGCCACCAAGCGATGCGCTAGCGCGTGTGCGAGCAGCAGCGGCTGAGGTGCGGCGGGTGAGTGAGTAG
- a CDS encoding 1-acyl-sn-glycerol-3-phosphate acyltransferase, translating to MSFYAVLQHDTPVFTPPDTSSALADLTWLNAADMLRGFGINRPPWLYGLATILARPAARRFARQLLTFDALVGTSGLPTASAWICSHFAPGLEVLGPSPPTTGPLLVVANHPGLLDAAALLTALNRSDLKVIAIARPLLRALPHTSAAIIPVGTTAQHRMNAVRHAMRHLQQGGAILTFPAGRIEPDPAHDPTAIASVSAWSASLDLFGRIATGLPVVTAIVSHVQALAALHHPLTRLRRDPADRQWLAAILQVLWPHLATTPVQIRFSPLLHADHNLRTKVQFWAKTFIQHAHTKRL from the coding sequence ATGTCATTCTACGCTGTATTACAACACGATACACCAGTGTTTACACCCCCAGATACATCGTCGGCGCTGGCCGATCTGACCTGGCTCAATGCTGCCGACATGCTACGAGGTTTTGGGATCAATCGTCCACCCTGGCTATACGGCCTGGCAACTATCCTGGCGCGCCCGGCAGCACGTCGTTTTGCCCGCCAGCTACTGACATTCGATGCTTTGGTTGGTACCTCTGGATTACCCACCGCTAGCGCTTGGATTTGTTCACATTTCGCTCCCGGACTAGAGGTTCTTGGGCCGTCCCCACCGACCACAGGCCCACTACTAGTTGTTGCCAACCATCCCGGATTGCTTGATGCTGCGGCACTGCTAACTGCGCTTAATCGCAGCGATCTCAAAGTGATTGCAATTGCTCGACCACTACTGCGCGCACTTCCTCACACGAGTGCTGCTATCATTCCGGTCGGTACCACAGCGCAGCACCGTATGAACGCTGTGCGTCACGCTATGCGCCACCTACAGCAGGGAGGAGCCATTCTGACCTTTCCGGCCGGACGCATCGAACCCGATCCGGCACACGACCCAACTGCGATAGCCAGCGTATCGGCATGGTCTGCCAGTCTTGATCTCTTTGGGCGAATTGCAACCGGTTTACCGGTGGTGACTGCCATTGTCAGTCATGTACAGGCCCTGGCTGCGCTACACCATCCGCTTACCCGTCTGCGTCGCGATCCTGCCGACCGCCAGTGGCTGGCTGCGATTCTCCAGGTGTTGTGGCCACACCTGGCAACGACACCGGTGCAGATTCGATTTAGTCCACTACTTCATGCCGATCATAATCTGCGAACAAAAGTACAGTTCTGGGCAAAAACCTTTATACAGCATGCCCACACGAAGCGTTTGTAA